The nucleotide sequence CTCCAGGTGCTGCCTCCATCTTCGGTCACCTGAATTAGCCCATCGTCTGTACCTGCATAGATCAACCCCGGTTGTTTAGGGGACTCGGCAAGCGATGTGATCGTATTGTAATTGGACATGGCCAACATATCCCAAGGCGCGTCCCAAGGCTGCTTCTTGCCCATAATTGGAAGTGTTATGCGTTCTTCGCTACGCGTTAGGTCTCCGGATATTGCCATCCAGTTATTGCCACGGTCATCAGATTTCCATACGCGGTACGAGGCAAAATATATACGGGTAGGTGAGTGTGGGCTTACCAAAATAGGTGCATCCCAGTTAAAACGTTCATGAGGCTCATTGGCTCCTGCCTGCGGCTGTATATCGGTTACCTCTCCGGTGGACATATCTATTCGGGATAGATTTCCCTCTTGTCTCTCAGCGTAAATTATATCGGGATTTCCGGGTTCGGTTGCCGGCTGGTGTCCGTCCCAATTAAGAACCACTTTCCAATTGCTGTTCTGAATTCCCTGCGTATTATCGGTTCTGGAAGGACCACCTTGTGTACTGTTATCTTGCGTACCACCGTAAATATTGTAGAAAGGCTCCGCGTCGTCCACGGCTATTTTATAAAACTGGGTAACCGGCAAGTTTTCGACGTATTTCCAGGTTTTAGTGAGGTCGAAGGATTCGTAGAGACCACCGTCGGTTCCTATTAAGAGGTAATTGGGATCGTCCTTTCTGAAAGAAACCGAATGATTATCTCCGTGCTTGTTGTTTTCATTCATTCGATAGAAAGTCTTACCACCATCATCAGAGATCTGAAGATTGGAATCCACCAGATATAATTTTTCAAAATGATGCGGTGAGGCATACAGCTCCTGGTAGTAATGTGGACCCGTGGCACCGGCCACTGCATCCGAACGTTTTTCCCAGGTTGCACCTCGATTTGCCGATCTGTAAACCCCTCCGGTGCGTCGGTCCAACTCAATGGCTGCATAAACGATATCGGGATTCTGTGGAGAAATTGCCAACCCTATCTTCCCCATCCATGAATCGGGTAGGCCATGGGTAAGTTCTATCCAAGTGTCTCCTCCATCGATACTTTTGTGGATTCCCGAACCGGGACCACCACCCATATAGGCAGCTACATTACGATGCCGCTGCCAAGTGGCAGCATACATAACATCGGGATTTCTGGAATCGACAACGATATCGGTAACACCAACCCATTCGTCATCTCCCAGAGTTTTTTTCCATGAACCTCCACCATCTGTAGATTTATAAAGTCCGCGATCACCACCTTTATTCCACAAAGGTCCCTGAACTGCGACCCACATAATTTTAGAATTTTCAGGATGTATTATTATTTTAGAAATATGTTCAGAATTCTTTAAGCCCATATTTTTCCAGCTTGTACCACCGTCTGTGCTTCGGTAGATCCCATCACCGTATCCCATATGCCTTCCGCCAACATTTTCTCCTGTGCCCACCCAAACTATATCCGGGTTATTGGGATCCAGCGTAATGCATCCCATAGAGTACGAGGGTTGAGAATCGAAAACAGGGGTCCATGTGGTACCGGAATTTACTGTCTTCCACACGCCTCCCGATGAAACCGCAACATACCAGATATTTTCATTTTCCGGATGGATTGCGACATCTGAGATGCGTCCCGACATAAATGCAGGTCCTATATTCCTTAAGGCAAGACCATTATAGATAGAATCGGTTGATTTTGTAGTTTGTTTTTGATTGTTGCTTGTCTTTCGTTGTGCATTTGCAGTAAAAAAGAGACAAAAGAAAAGAATTCCCGATACTAGGAGCTTAATGTTTATTTTCATAGGATGATGATTTATTAGATCGATTAAGTGTTGCTTAAAATTAATTAAAAAAAGCTGAACACCGTGTTAAGTTGTATCTTTAACAGTATGCTATTTAAGAAACAGTATGGCCTACGATGAATTTTTAGCTGATAGAATTCGAAAGATCCTTAGTGAACGGCATATTTCTTTTACAGAAATCAAAATGATGGGAGGACTCTGTTTTAAAGTAAAAGATAAGATGTTATGTGGTATTCATCTCGATAAGAAATATGGAGATAGTTTACTAATGGCTCGAATTGGTACGGAAGCTTACGCCATAGTGATGCACAAAGAATGTTGTTTGCCCATGGATTTTACAGGGAGACCTATGAAAGGATATGCCTTTATCACTCCCGATGGTTTCGACACCGATAAAGATCTTAGCTTTTGGATCCAGTTGTGTCTGGATTACAATCCCATGGCAAAGGCATCACGAAAAAGTAATAAAAGTTAGGATATATTATTTTAGTTCGGCTTCAGAAATTTGTAAAGGGTAAGCCTCTCTAACCTGAAAGAGTTCATCCTCGGTTAGGCTTTCCGGATTTACTCTAAGGACTGTAGCTATATACTGCTCTCTTAGGGTAGTATAAGCCGAAGTAATAGCATCCTGAACTTCAATAAAGCTGGCATAAGGTGCAAGGCGATGGGTGGTGATTGATATTATTGCCTCTTTGGGATTGTCTGAAGAATCCTTTAGTCCAAATCCGCTGCAATAGTCACAGCTGGCATCCCCATTATTGTCTATAAATGCTGCTATCACTTTCTCGAGATCGCTAATTGCAATTATTTCGTTCTTTGTGAAAATTTCTCCATTTTCATTGATGGATATTCTCAATACGTTTCTCTCATTCTTAGTGATATCACAGTCTTTAGTAGAGCAAAGTGCGGGAAGTTTTCTGGCGATACCCTTATCGTTAGGGATTGTAGTGGTCACCAAAAAGAAAATAAGCAGTAGAAAGCCTATATCGGCCATACTACCGGCATTTAATCCGGGCGTGTTTTTTAAAGATCTCATACGAAAATGGATTTGCGTTATGAGATGGAAATATCAAGAAAAGTGCCAGAGGTTATTCTTCTTGTTTGATCAATGCCTCCAACAATTCTTCATAAGTGCCAATTTCTTTAAAAAGGTGTCCTCCTATAGTAAAGACCGGTCTTGTAATGGTATCCAAACCTGTAACAGCCATTTCCAGTTGCTTTTTCACTTCAGGGTTTTCCGCAAGACGGTGCAACTTGAATTTGTATTTGCCATTTGCCATATGTTCACTTAAACTGTCGCAATTAGCACAGTTTTCAGTAACATAAAGTGTTATAGGTTTAACGGGATCGATCTGAATCCTCGTAGCTGGTTTTATTAAAGCCCGTCTGGACAAACTATCATTTACCGTAACATGTACGGTGTAATTGGGAATTAACTTCTTATCGAGCATAAGATTGTGAACATGCACTTTCGACAGACTTGGAATGCGTATTACTCTTGGTTTCGACTTACTCTGCCTGAAATTAGTTCCTTCAACGGTGATCATAATATCCAGATCATCATCACTAACATTTACGGCATACAACAGAAGACGATTTGCAATTTGTTCTTCTTCGATCATTATCCGTGAATCTGATTGAGCTAATATCGTGATGGGAAAAACCAAAATATAAAGCAGGGGTAGTATTCTTTTCATAGTATAATAATTTGGGCTCTAAGCTATGAAAAATTTAAATAGGTCATTGTATTGTTCAGTTTTACAGCCGGGTAGGAGATCTTTTTGAGTTTTTAGTTACATTTGGAAAACTAACAAAAGGCTAATGACAACCGCAATCTTAAAACCTGAGGAATACAACCCGTACTATAAGGGGTATATAGAAAAGGTTCCTCCTTTTATCGATCTTCACAAGAATTTTAAATTCAACAAAATAAATGTAGTCTCATTTTTTTCAGAAATTGATGAAGAAAAATTGAATTACCGCTACGAACCGGGTAAATGGAGTATCAAAGAAGTTCTTCAGCATATAATAGATACTGAAAGGATCTTTATGTATCGTTGTTTGCGTATAGCCAGACGAGACAAGACACCCCTGGCAGGTTTTGAGCAGGACGATTATGTACTACCATCCGGAGCCGATTCCAAATCTATCGACCAACTGATGGAGGAATACAATGCCACTCGTGATCAATCCATATCTATTGTAAAAAGTCTTTCTGAAGAAGACCTAGAATACATTGGAGAGGCCAGCGGAAGCCGGCTTTCAGCCAGAGCTGCCGCCTTTATTATACTGGGACACGAGATATGGCATATGGATATCATCAAGGAGCGCTACCTTTAATCTGATAGGTTTATACGGAAAGGACTATGGCGCTCGTCTGAATGCTATTGTTTAAATCTTAAAGTTGTTGTATCTTTAGCATATATCTGCCAACCACAGACTTCAACGATGTATTTGAGAAGGGTATCGACTACCTAATTTTTTATTGGCTCATTTCATCTTTTTAATTATGACCTTATCAGTTAAATTGAAGTCTGTTCCTGTTCTTCGTTTCGTTGGAATTATACTTCTGTACAGTTATCCAACAAATGCACAATTTTACAGTTCGCAACAGCTTAAAGCGATGCATAGCGAAATCCCGGATGATGAATATATCATCATAGATAAATCGCTACAAGCCCGAAGTCCGGCCTACCGTGTTTTCTCGTCTAACTTCTTCACCGCTCAGGTTAATGTAGACAGCAACGGCAATAATATTGTAGGTGATGCCGCTAACGAACCCTCTATTGCGGTCGACCCAACAAATCCCGACAGGATCGTAATTGGATGGCGTCAATTCGATTCGGTAGGGAATAATTTTAGACAGGCAGGGTATGGGTATTCGCTGGATGGCGGACTCTCATGGACTTTCCCCGGAGTTTTGGATCCCGGAAATTTTCGTTCAGATCCCGTGCTTGATTTTGACAAGGACGGAAACTTTTATTACAACAGTCTTCAGGGCTCCTTTGCCTGTGATGTATTTAAGATCACCAACGGAGGTGTGGTCTGGGACGCCCCGGTTTCGGCCAGGGGAGGCGATAAACAGTGGATGAGAATAGACCGATCGAATCAAGCAAGTGCCGGTTTTAACTACAGTTACTGGAATGAATCGTTTACCACCTGTGCAGGAGATTTTACTCGCTCTGTAGACGGCAGTAACACTTTTGAAAGCTGTGTAAGTGTGCTTGGTGATCCGTTTTGGGGAACATTGGCTGTTGATAATGATGGAGTTTTGTATATCACCGGAACCAGTCCTTCCGGTATCATAGTGATACGATCGTCCACAGCACAGTATCCTACAAATCCCGTAACTTTCGATTCGTTTGCCACGGTAGATCTCGACGGTAATCTCGATGCCGGCATACCTGTGAATCCGCAGGGACTGCTGGGACAGGCTTGGGTTGACGTGGACAAGTCGGGAGGACCGGGTGATGGAAATTTATATGTTCTCGCTTCTGTGCAACGAAATAATGGTGATCCGGCAGACGTGATGTTTGCGCGAAGTACCGATGGGGGAAATTCATTTGAACCGCCAGTACGATTAAATGATGACGCAAACACCACGGCCTTTCAGTGGTTTGGAACCATGTCTGTGGCT is from Constantimarinum furrinae and encodes:
- a CDS encoding glycosyl hydrolase, which encodes MKINIKLLVSGILFFCLFFTANAQRKTSNNQKQTTKSTDSIYNGLALRNIGPAFMSGRISDVAIHPENENIWYVAVSSGGVWKTVNSGTTWTPVFDSQPSYSMGCITLDPNNPDIVWVGTGENVGGRHMGYGDGIYRSTDGGTSWKNMGLKNSEHISKIIIHPENSKIMWVAVQGPLWNKGGDRGLYKSTDGGGSWKKTLGDDEWVGVTDIVVDSRNPDVMYAATWQRHRNVAAYMGGGPGSGIHKSIDGGDTWIELTHGLPDSWMGKIGLAISPQNPDIVYAAIELDRRTGGVYRSANRGATWEKRSDAVAGATGPHYYQELYASPHHFEKLYLVDSNLQISDDGGKTFYRMNENNKHGDNHSVSFRKDDPNYLLIGTDGGLYESFDLTKTWKYVENLPVTQFYKIAVDDAEPFYNIYGGTQDNSTQGGPSRTDNTQGIQNSNWKVVLNWDGHQPATEPGNPDIIYAERQEGNLSRIDMSTGEVTDIQPQAGANEPHERFNWDAPILVSPHSPTRIYFASYRVWKSDDRGNNWMAISGDLTRSEERITLPIMGKKQPWDAPWDMLAMSNYNTITSLAESPKQPGLIYAGTDDGLIQVTEDGGSTWRKIEVGSLPGVPSTAFVNDIKADLFDVNTVYVALDNHKYGDLNPYLYMSTDKGRTWKSIASNIPKRTLVWRLVQDHVNSNLLFTATEFGIYFSVNKGNSWNKLQGGAPTISFRDLAIQRRENDLVGASFGRGIFILDDYIPLRSINDETLKNEAVLFPLRDAWWFVPRSDLEFGNGKGSMGDSHFVAPNPDFGAVFTYYLKDGLKSSREIRKMKEKNKEAGEYQFPGWDTLDKEKIESGPQIILTIFNDEGQAIRRINGPVGPGFHRLAWDLRYPPMDGIALNVPANASDGSGPQGFLASPGNYSGQLSKVVNGVATPLSEKISFTVKPMYKSAIPGANVTEVTEFYRSYEKSVDKFSALNIDLNKAMKRLTAMETALKRTQAAPGSLDSQLYKLRQDLMAVNVELNGNQSKLEIGEKTKPTIGERMFAVYRGIERSTYGPTGTHLKSMEIINSQLNTISVKMDLTEQLMDAVYKELRDAGAPYIED
- a CDS encoding RNA methyltransferase, whose translation is MAYDEFLADRIRKILSERHISFTEIKMMGGLCFKVKDKMLCGIHLDKKYGDSLLMARIGTEAYAIVMHKECCLPMDFTGRPMKGYAFITPDGFDTDKDLSFWIQLCLDYNPMAKASRKSNKS
- a CDS encoding ExbD/TolR family protein, yielding MRSLKNTPGLNAGSMADIGFLLLIFFLVTTTIPNDKGIARKLPALCSTKDCDITKNERNVLRISINENGEIFTKNEIIAISDLEKVIAAFIDNNGDASCDYCSGFGLKDSSDNPKEAIISITTHRLAPYASFIEVQDAITSAYTTLREQYIATVLRVNPESLTEDELFQVREAYPLQISEAELK
- a CDS encoding DinB family protein; the protein is MTTAILKPEEYNPYYKGYIEKVPPFIDLHKNFKFNKINVVSFFSEIDEEKLNYRYEPGKWSIKEVLQHIIDTERIFMYRCLRIARRDKTPLAGFEQDDYVLPSGADSKSIDQLMEEYNATRDQSISIVKSLSEEDLEYIGEASGSRLSARAAAFIILGHEIWHMDIIKERYL
- a CDS encoding T9SS type A sorting domain-containing protein, with protein sequence MTLSVKLKSVPVLRFVGIILLYSYPTNAQFYSSQQLKAMHSEIPDDEYIIIDKSLQARSPAYRVFSSNFFTAQVNVDSNGNNIVGDAANEPSIAVDPTNPDRIVIGWRQFDSVGNNFRQAGYGYSLDGGLSWTFPGVLDPGNFRSDPVLDFDKDGNFYYNSLQGSFACDVFKITNGGVVWDAPVSARGGDKQWMRIDRSNQASAGFNYSYWNESFTTCAGDFTRSVDGSNTFESCVSVLGDPFWGTLAVDNDGVLYITGTSPSGIIVIRSSTAQYPTNPVTFDSFATVDLDGNLDAGIPVNPQGLLGQAWVDVDKSGGPGDGNLYVLASVQRNNGDPADVMFARSTDGGNSFEPPVRLNDDANTTAFQWFGTMSVAPNGRIDVAWLDTRDAPGGTVDSVLYYTFSIDNGDSWEINEPISLAFDPTIGYPQQNKMGDYFDMVSDNDAAHLTWTNTLNGGQDVYYTRIEPFPLGVESFIADFGVTAYPNPFSDSITIEFNLPVNDEYLVEVFDMLGRKVNTLLKGCASGKQKWVWTGTNDTGRKLNSGLYFISIKTNTSTEVIKVILQ